A stretch of the Streptomyces sp. NBC_01428 genome encodes the following:
- a CDS encoding methylmalonyl-CoA mutase family protein, translated as MIAAGVRDLSVVFDVPTRAGHDSDAPAARGEVGRAGVAIDSIDDMRVLFAGIPLEEVVTSMRCGACAAPLLLLYQLVAEEQGAAAGRLSGTFHDGGAGECVPDGDRIFPPGPSARLAADLVRYCRTELPQWAADACRVVRETGPGAYVVPLTGSVTFDGERPEGPAPADPAAAVRQGERIAKLRAWREQRDVDAALTRLKKAAAGDGDVLRPMREALRARATVGEVCDALREVWGIRLPADAR; from the coding sequence CTGATCGCGGCCGGCGTGAGGGATCTGTCCGTGGTGTTCGACGTGCCGACCCGCGCGGGGCACGACTCCGACGCGCCGGCGGCGCGCGGTGAGGTCGGCCGGGCGGGGGTGGCGATCGACTCGATCGACGACATGCGGGTGCTGTTCGCCGGGATCCCGCTGGAGGAAGTCGTCACCTCGATGCGCTGCGGCGCGTGCGCCGCGCCGCTTCTTCTTCTGTACCAGCTGGTCGCCGAGGAGCAGGGAGCGGCGGCCGGCCGGCTGTCCGGCACGTTCCACGACGGCGGGGCGGGGGAGTGCGTGCCGGACGGCGACCGCATCTTCCCGCCGGGCCCGTCCGCGCGGCTGGCCGCGGACCTCGTCCGGTACTGCCGTACCGAGCTTCCGCAGTGGGCCGCCGATGCTTGCCGGGTGGTCCGGGAGACCGGCCCCGGCGCGTACGTCGTGCCCCTGACCGGCTCCGTCACCTTCGACGGGGAGAGGCCCGAGGGGCCGGCGCCCGCCGACCCCGCTGCCGCGGTGCGGCAGGGCGAACGCATCGCCAAACTCCGTGCCTGGCGCGAACAACGGGACGTGGACGCCGCACTCACCAGGCTGAAGAAGGCGGCGGCGGGCGACGGCGACGTCCTGCGCCCGATGAGGGAAGCCCTGCGCGCCCGCGCCACCGTCGGCGAGGTGTGCGACGCACTGCGCGAGGTGTGGGGCATCCGTCTCCCGGCGGATGCCCGTTGA
- a CDS encoding DUF4097 family beta strand repeat-containing protein: MQKFDSPAPISAVLDIPAGRVRLVAADRADTGVDVVPADASRGADVKAAEQITVAYADGVLRIETPQANSRLLGAGSGAVEVTVQLPAGSRVEARTAAAEISGTGRLGDVTLESAQGTITLDETASARLTLAAGDITVRRVGGSAEISTQKGDLTITEAVHGTVTLRTEAGHITVGAAHGVSATLDAGTGYGRVDNALNNSEGSAAGLAIHATTGYGDITARSN, from the coding sequence ATGCAGAAGTTCGACTCCCCCGCCCCGATCTCCGCCGTTCTCGACATCCCGGCCGGCCGGGTCCGCCTGGTCGCCGCGGACCGCGCCGACACCGGCGTCGACGTCGTGCCCGCCGACGCCTCCAGGGGCGCCGACGTGAAGGCGGCCGAGCAGATCACCGTCGCCTACGCCGACGGCGTCCTGCGCATCGAGACCCCGCAGGCCAACAGCCGCCTCCTGGGTGCCGGTTCCGGGGCCGTCGAGGTCACCGTCCAGCTCCCCGCCGGCTCCCGCGTCGAGGCGAGGACCGCCGCCGCCGAGATCAGCGGCACCGGACGCCTCGGCGACGTCACCCTCGAATCCGCCCAGGGCACCATCACCCTCGACGAGACCGCGAGCGCCCGCCTCACCCTCGCCGCCGGTGACATCACCGTGCGCCGGGTCGGCGGTTCCGCCGAGATCAGCACCCAGAAGGGCGACCTGACCATCACCGAAGCCGTGCACGGCACCGTCACCCTGCGCACCGAGGCCGGCCACATCACCGTCGGCGCCGCCCACGGCGTCTCCGCCACCCTGGACGCCGGCACCGGATACGGCCGCGTCGACAACGCCCTGAACAACTCCGAGGGCTCCGCCGCAGGCCTCGCCATCCACGCCACCACCGGCTACGGCGACATCACCGCCCGCAGCAACTGA
- a CDS encoding helix-turn-helix domain-containing protein: protein MPGGRLTQQERQQIALGLADGLAYAEIARSLDRPTSTITREVMRNGGPTSYRADLAHRATEHRAHRRKQATPRDARTPQPQGRHEQAVREYEEVLTTVFMASGAPTMMARVMACLTLTDSGSLTAAELVQRLQVSPASISKAIAFLESQGLVRRERDERRRERYVVDDDVWYQSMMASARSTAQIVETARQGVGVLGHGTPAGNRLENIARFLDYVSESLARAAEQAREVLYTKPETTPDETG, encoded by the coding sequence ATGCCGGGAGGCAGGCTCACCCAGCAGGAACGCCAGCAGATCGCGCTGGGACTGGCCGACGGCCTCGCCTACGCCGAGATCGCCCGAAGCCTGGACCGCCCGACCTCCACCATCACGCGCGAGGTGATGCGCAACGGCGGCCCCACCTCCTACCGCGCCGACCTCGCCCACCGGGCCACCGAACACCGCGCCCACCGCCGCAAGCAGGCCACCCCCCGGGATGCGAGGACACCCCAGCCGCAAGGCCGCCACGAACAGGCCGTACGCGAGTACGAAGAGGTGCTCACCACCGTCTTCATGGCCTCGGGCGCGCCCACGATGATGGCCCGCGTGATGGCCTGCCTCACCCTGACCGACTCCGGCAGCCTCACCGCCGCCGAACTCGTCCAGCGCCTCCAGGTCAGCCCGGCGTCCATCTCCAAGGCCATCGCGTTCCTGGAGAGCCAGGGCCTGGTCCGCAGGGAGCGCGACGAACGCCGCCGCGAGCGCTACGTCGTCGACGACGACGTCTGGTACCAGTCCATGATGGCCAGCGCCCGCTCCACCGCCCAGATCGTGGAGACCGCACGCCAGGGCGTCGGCGTCCTGGGCCACGGCACCCCGGCCGGCAACCGCCTGGAGAACATCGCCCGCTTCCTCGACTACGTCTCCGAGAGCCTCGCCCGCGCCGCGGAACAGGCCCGCGAGGTCCTCTACACCAAGCCCGAGACGACACCGGACGAAACCGGCTGA
- a CDS encoding MFS transporter: MLRWLTAYFASIVGDSVYFLALGWAAAQFAGPAQVGLVLAVGAVPRALLMLLGGVVADRFDPRKVVIGSDALRAAVILALAAVLWLGTPRIWLLVVVALVFGVVDALFMPAVGALPPRLTAPDEVVRLVGMRQLAIRIGKAVGPPLAGFALAHHGEAAFATAGVLFAFSLLLLAGVRIAPLPVDPGAAEPGTPWQDLADGLRYIRRHRLVGPLVLATALSEIGFMAPLQVGVFLLAGERGFGASSIGWILGAFAVGAGLGAVGLSLMGRIRRAGTVQVGTLVVASAAIGAIGLLPTVAGAATVAGFAGLVGGVCGGLSIALIQHNTAAAYQGRVAGVLALSHVGLAPLVFPLFGLAAGAVGVTPMFLIGAGISASAAVVGLLSGDVRRAQLTVRQTPKPRPRTPAPAPPPATDPAAGPPRRSR; encoded by the coding sequence GTGCTGCGCTGGCTGACCGCCTACTTCGCGTCCATCGTGGGCGACAGCGTCTACTTCCTCGCGCTGGGCTGGGCGGCCGCGCAGTTCGCCGGACCCGCCCAGGTCGGCCTGGTGCTGGCGGTGGGTGCCGTCCCCAGGGCGCTGCTGATGCTCCTCGGCGGTGTGGTGGCCGACCGGTTCGATCCGCGCAAGGTCGTCATCGGTTCCGACGCCCTGCGGGCCGCGGTGATCCTCGCGCTCGCCGCCGTGCTGTGGCTCGGCACACCCAGGATCTGGCTGCTGGTGGTGGTGGCGCTGGTCTTCGGGGTGGTGGACGCCCTGTTCATGCCGGCGGTGGGCGCGCTGCCCCCGCGGCTCACCGCCCCCGACGAGGTCGTCCGCCTCGTCGGCATGCGGCAGTTGGCGATCCGGATCGGCAAGGCGGTGGGCCCGCCCCTGGCCGGGTTCGCCCTCGCCCACCACGGCGAGGCCGCCTTCGCGACGGCCGGGGTGCTGTTCGCGTTCTCCCTCCTCCTCCTGGCCGGCGTGCGCATCGCGCCCCTGCCGGTAGACCCGGGCGCGGCCGAACCCGGCACCCCCTGGCAGGACCTGGCCGACGGACTGCGCTACATCCGCCGCCACCGCCTGGTGGGACCGCTCGTGCTCGCCACCGCGCTGAGCGAGATCGGGTTCATGGCGCCGCTGCAGGTGGGAGTGTTCCTCCTGGCGGGGGAGCGGGGCTTCGGGGCTTCCTCGATCGGCTGGATCCTCGGCGCGTTCGCGGTCGGGGCCGGGCTGGGAGCCGTGGGCCTGTCCCTGATGGGACGGATCCGGCGCGCCGGAACGGTCCAGGTCGGCACGCTCGTCGTCGCCTCCGCGGCGATCGGCGCCATCGGTCTGCTGCCGACGGTGGCCGGCGCGGCGACGGTCGCCGGCTTCGCCGGACTGGTGGGCGGCGTGTGCGGAGGCCTGTCCATCGCCCTGATCCAGCACAACACGGCCGCCGCCTACCAGGGCCGCGTCGCCGGCGTCCTGGCCCTGTCCCACGTCGGCCTCGCCCCGCTCGTCTTCCCCCTGTTCGGACTGGCGGCCGGCGCGGTCGGAGTGACCCCGATGTTCCTCATCGGCGCGGGCATCAGCGCGAGCGCCGCCGTCGTCGGCCTCCTCTCCGGCGACGTACGCCGGGCACAACTGACCGTGCGGCAGACCCCGAAGCCACGGCCCCGCACACCGGCGCCCGCCCCGCCGCCCGCCACGGACCCCGCAGCCGGCCCGCCCCGCCGGTCCCGCTAG
- a CDS encoding MBL fold metallo-hydrolase codes for MKVHHLNCGTMHPPGARLVCHVLLLETAGGLVLVDSGYGLDDIADPGRRVGPSRRFVRPVFDVEETAVRQVERLGFRREDVRHIVLTHFDSDHIGGLADFPDAQVHLTADEASGSVHSPTWRERIRYRRPQWEHGVKLVEHRPDGERWRGFAAARELDAIAPGIVLIALPGHSRGHAAVAVESDSGWLLHAGDAFYHLGVLDRRSPVPRTLSGMESFIAYDIKQVRDNHARLAELYERGEPDLLIVNAHDPVLFEQALARV; via the coding sequence GTGAAAGTTCATCACCTGAACTGCGGCACCATGCATCCGCCCGGCGCGCGCCTGGTGTGTCATGTGCTGCTCCTCGAGACCGCCGGCGGTCTGGTCCTCGTCGACTCCGGGTACGGGCTCGACGACATCGCCGATCCCGGGCGCCGGGTGGGGCCGTCCCGGCGTTTCGTGCGGCCCGTGTTCGACGTCGAGGAGACGGCCGTACGGCAGGTCGAGAGGCTCGGGTTCCGCCGCGAGGACGTCCGCCACATCGTGCTGACGCATTTCGACTCCGACCACATCGGGGGGCTGGCCGACTTCCCCGACGCGCAGGTCCACCTCACCGCCGACGAGGCGAGCGGCTCCGTCCACTCCCCCACCTGGCGGGAGCGGATCCGCTACCGGCGGCCGCAGTGGGAGCACGGCGTGAAGCTCGTCGAGCACCGTCCCGACGGTGAGCGGTGGCGCGGTTTCGCGGCGGCGCGTGAACTCGACGCGATCGCGCCCGGGATCGTGCTGATCGCCCTGCCCGGGCACAGCCGGGGGCACGCCGCCGTCGCCGTCGAGTCGGACAGCGGGTGGCTGCTGCACGCCGGGGACGCCTTCTACCATCTGGGCGTCCTGGACCGGCGCTCCCCCGTCCCGCGCACGCTCAGCGGCATGGAGTCCTTCATCGCGTACGACATCAAGCAGGTGCGCGACAACCATGCGCGGCTCGCGGAGCTGTACGAGCGCGGGGAGCCCGATCTGCTCATCGTCAACGCCCACGACCCCGTGCTGTTCGAGCAGGCCCTCGCGCGCGTCTAG
- a CDS encoding DUF4097 family beta strand repeat-containing protein: MQKFDTPAPISAVIDIPAGRIQVIAADRGDATVEVLPANAAKSRDVKAAEQVTVVYGDGVLRIEAAPAKNRILGTGSGSVEITIQLPVGSRVEAKTAAADFRGVGRLGDVTFEGAQGTLKLDETAGAHLTLMAGDITVGRLGGPADISTQKGDLTVTEATGGTVTLRTQAGDITIGATPGVSATLDAGTTHGRISNALKNTGHAPALTIRATTAQGDITATSN, encoded by the coding sequence ATGCAGAAGTTCGACACGCCCGCCCCCATCTCGGCCGTCATCGACATTCCGGCGGGCCGGATCCAGGTCATCGCCGCGGACCGGGGAGACGCCACGGTGGAGGTCCTGCCGGCGAATGCGGCCAAGAGCCGGGACGTGAAGGCGGCTGAGCAGGTCACGGTCGTCTACGGCGACGGTGTCCTGCGCATCGAGGCCGCACCGGCCAAGAACCGCATCCTCGGCACCGGTTCGGGGTCCGTCGAGATCACGATCCAGCTCCCCGTCGGCTCCCGCGTCGAGGCCAAGACCGCCGCCGCCGACTTCCGCGGCGTGGGCCGCCTCGGCGACGTCACCTTCGAAGGCGCCCAGGGCACCCTCAAACTCGACGAGACCGCCGGCGCCCACCTGACCCTCATGGCAGGCGACATCACCGTGGGCCGCCTCGGCGGACCCGCCGACATCAGCACCCAAAAAGGCGACCTCACCGTCACCGAGGCCACCGGCGGCACCGTCACCCTGCGCACCCAAGCCGGCGACATCACCATCGGCGCCACCCCCGGCGTCTCCGCCACCCTCGACGCCGGCACCACCCACGGCCGCATCAGCAACGCCCTGAAGAACACCGGCCACGCCCCCGCCCTCACCATCCGGGCCACCACCGCCCAGGGCGACATCACCGCCACCAGCAACTGA
- a CDS encoding ATP-binding cassette domain-containing protein produces the protein MTNLAIAAHGLRKSYGDKVVLDGVDLTVPEGTVFSLLGPNGAGKTTAVKILSTLITPDAGSGQIQVGGHDLASDAQAARAVIGVTGQFSAVDGLITGEENMLLMADLHHLPKAQGRRVAAELLERFDLVEAAGKPASTYSGGMKRRLDIAMTLVGSPRIIFLDEPTTGLDPRSRHNMWQIIRELVTGGTTVFLTTQYLEEADELADRIAVLNDGRIAAEGTAEELKRLIPGGHIRLRFTDPTAYQRAALTLTDSARDDEALALQLPSDGSQRELRTILDRLDTAGIEADELTVHTPDLDDVFFALTGNTTLPTQPAQPKETVR, from the coding sequence ATGACCAACCTGGCCATCGCGGCGCACGGGTTGCGCAAGTCCTACGGTGACAAGGTCGTACTCGACGGTGTCGACCTGACGGTTCCGGAGGGGACCGTGTTCTCCCTGCTGGGTCCGAACGGTGCCGGCAAGACGACGGCGGTGAAGATCCTCTCGACGCTCATCACGCCCGACGCGGGTTCCGGGCAGATCCAGGTGGGCGGTCACGACCTGGCCTCTGACGCGCAGGCAGCGCGTGCCGTCATCGGTGTGACGGGGCAGTTCTCGGCGGTGGACGGGCTGATCACGGGGGAGGAGAACATGCTCCTGATGGCCGACCTGCACCATCTGCCGAAGGCGCAGGGCCGGCGGGTGGCGGCCGAACTCCTGGAGCGTTTCGACCTGGTGGAGGCGGCGGGGAAGCCGGCGTCGACCTACTCGGGCGGTATGAAGCGGCGTCTGGACATCGCGATGACGCTGGTGGGCAGCCCGCGGATCATCTTCCTCGACGAGCCGACCACCGGTCTGGACCCGCGCTCGCGGCACAACATGTGGCAGATCATCCGGGAGCTCGTCACCGGCGGGACCACGGTCTTCCTCACCACGCAGTACCTGGAGGAGGCCGACGAACTCGCCGACCGCATCGCCGTCCTGAACGACGGGAGGATCGCCGCCGAGGGCACGGCCGAGGAACTCAAGCGCCTCATCCCCGGCGGACACATCCGCCTGCGCTTCACCGACCCCACCGCCTACCAGAGAGCCGCCCTCACCCTCACCGACAGCGCCCGCGACGACGAAGCCCTCGCCCTCCAACTCCCCAGCGACGGCAGCCAGCGCGAACTGCGCACCATCCTCGACCGCCTCGACACCGCCGGCATCGAAGCCGACGAACTCACCGTCCACACACCCGACCTGGACGACGTCTTCTTCGCCCTCACCGGCAACACCACCCTCCCCACCCAGCCCGCCCAGCCCAAGGAGACCGTCCGATGA
- a CDS encoding ABC transporter permease, whose amino-acid sequence MSSLSLAVRDSSTMLRRNLLHARRYPSLTLNLLLTPVMLLLLFVYIFGNTMSGGAGRSAYIAYIVPGILLMTIGSTVVGTAVSVATDMNEGIIARFRTMAIHRGSVLFGHVVGSVLQAILSVILVGAVGVAMGFRSTDAGVLEWLAALGLLAFFALAFTWIAVGMGLGSPNAEAASNNAMPLILLPLISSAFVPLDSMPGWFQPIAHYQPFTPAIETLRGLLLGTEIGNNWWIALLWCAALSVLGWRWSQSQYNADPK is encoded by the coding sequence ATGAGCTCCCTCTCCCTCGCCGTGCGCGACTCCTCCACCATGCTGCGCCGCAACCTCCTCCACGCCCGCCGCTACCCCTCCCTCACCCTCAACCTGCTGCTCACCCCCGTGATGCTGCTCCTGCTGTTCGTCTACATCTTCGGCAACACCATGAGCGGCGGCGCCGGCCGCTCCGCCTACATCGCCTACATCGTCCCCGGCATCCTGCTCATGACGATCGGCTCCACCGTCGTCGGCACCGCCGTCTCGGTCGCCACCGACATGAACGAGGGCATCATCGCCCGCTTCCGCACCATGGCCATCCACCGCGGCTCCGTCCTGTTCGGCCACGTCGTCGGAAGCGTCCTGCAGGCCATCCTCAGCGTCATCCTCGTCGGCGCCGTAGGCGTGGCCATGGGCTTCCGCTCCACCGATGCAGGCGTGCTGGAATGGCTCGCCGCCCTCGGCCTCCTCGCCTTCTTCGCCCTCGCCTTCACCTGGATCGCCGTCGGCATGGGCCTCGGCAGCCCCAACGCCGAAGCGGCCAGCAACAACGCCATGCCGCTGATCCTCCTGCCGCTGATCTCCAGCGCCTTCGTCCCCCTGGACTCGATGCCCGGCTGGTTCCAGCCGATCGCCCACTACCAGCCCTTCACCCCGGCCATCGAAACCCTGCGCGGCCTCCTGCTGGGCACGGAGATCGGCAACAACTGGTGGATCGCCCTGCTCTGGTGCGCGGCCCTGAGCGTGCTCGGCTGGCGCTGGTCGCAGTCCCAGTACAACGCGGATCCCAAGTAG
- a CDS encoding ArsR/SmtB family transcription factor: MLRLHFTDDDLRNVRVSRGPDPLWEIVCSICRLQTGDGRAEFGGWREGARERIRRDERLRVALSPLRGLVPSRGYIPDLLTPDASGDLGAGLDAVGATPARVVAEQVGRLNTAQAGLRGPGGGPRADSVDLKRVVRALRTYFDVVLRPHLPRMRGQVGVDVDLRSGALLAGGVQGLLESLAPYARWRDPVLEVDYPVSRDVLLGGRGLLLVPSFFCWRRPTALADPDLTPTLVYPVAKPAWHLARDGGRGASRLLGRTRAAILQVLAGRDSRGGCTSTDIARVVGIAQSSLTYQMSALRDGGLVSSRRCGKYVVHAVTPLGLRILDGA; this comes from the coding sequence ATGCTCCGTCTGCATTTCACCGACGACGACTTGAGGAACGTGCGGGTGTCACGGGGGCCGGATCCCCTGTGGGAGATCGTGTGCAGCATCTGCCGATTACAGACGGGTGACGGGCGCGCGGAGTTCGGTGGGTGGCGGGAGGGGGCGCGGGAGAGGATTCGCCGCGACGAGAGGCTGCGGGTGGCGTTGTCGCCGTTGCGTGGTCTGGTGCCCAGCCGCGGTTATATTCCCGACCTTCTCACCCCCGACGCCTCCGGGGATCTGGGGGCGGGGTTGGATGCGGTCGGGGCGACGCCGGCGCGGGTGGTGGCGGAGCAGGTGGGGCGGCTGAACACGGCGCAGGCCGGGCTGCGGGGGCCGGGCGGGGGTCCGCGGGCGGACTCCGTCGATCTGAAGAGAGTCGTGCGGGCGCTTCGTACGTACTTCGATGTTGTGCTGAGGCCTCATCTGCCGCGTATGCGGGGGCAGGTGGGGGTCGATGTCGATCTGCGCTCGGGGGCGCTGCTCGCGGGTGGTGTGCAGGGGCTTCTGGAGAGTCTGGCGCCGTATGCGCGGTGGCGGGATCCGGTTCTCGAGGTGGACTATCCGGTGAGCCGTGACGTGTTGCTGGGGGGCCGGGGGCTGCTTCTCGTTCCCTCGTTCTTCTGCTGGCGGCGTCCGACCGCGCTGGCGGATCCGGATCTGACGCCCACTCTGGTGTATCCGGTGGCCAAGCCGGCCTGGCATCTGGCTCGGGACGGCGGGAGGGGTGCCTCGCGGCTGCTCGGCCGGACGCGTGCCGCGATCCTCCAGGTTCTTGCCGGCCGTGACAGTCGTGGGGGATGTACGTCGACGGACATTGCCCGTGTCGTGGGGATCGCGCAGTCGAGTCTCACGTATCAGATGAGTGCGTTGCGTGACGGGGGTCTGGTCAGTAGCCGCCGGTGCGGGAAGTACGTGGTCCACGCCGTCACGCCGCTTGGGTTGAGGATCCTGGACGGGGCGTGA
- a CDS encoding LysR family transcriptional regulator, which yields MVAGGTRRRDAREPSLHQLRLFLVLAEELHFGRAAARMFISQPALSQQMRALEQRLDLSLLERRTGTLTLTPAGHALAEQAAEVLAAMAKLLQVCDAHAGTVRGRLRIGSLGAEAAMPHARTVLDRLRNRHPHLEVEVLNLNFVEQFDALADGTVDAAFLRAPLPASFQSIELATESRVICLPADDPLAHESELTLAQIADRAVVNMPPEVPRQWWDHLTINPRPDGTSVRYGPVVRDTEAMVLAVLQKRAITFLPAAARRLYPRPGLTYVDSPELGNSVSCLAWLPANRDAPAVHALRTAAHPDAAGTGERHA from the coding sequence ATGGTCGCCGGGGGCACGCGTCGCCGAGACGCCCGAGAACCGAGCCTGCACCAGTTACGGCTGTTCCTCGTGCTGGCGGAAGAACTCCACTTCGGACGGGCGGCCGCCCGCATGTTCATCTCCCAGCCCGCCCTCAGCCAGCAGATGCGCGCCCTGGAACAGCGCCTCGACCTCTCCCTGCTGGAACGCCGCACCGGCACCCTGACCCTCACCCCGGCAGGACACGCACTGGCCGAACAGGCCGCAGAAGTACTCGCCGCGATGGCGAAACTGCTCCAGGTCTGCGACGCACACGCCGGCACCGTCCGCGGCAGACTGCGCATCGGATCCCTCGGCGCGGAAGCGGCCATGCCCCACGCGAGAACCGTCCTCGACCGCCTGCGCAACCGCCACCCCCACCTCGAGGTCGAAGTCCTCAACCTGAACTTCGTCGAGCAGTTCGACGCCCTCGCCGACGGCACCGTCGACGCCGCCTTCCTGCGCGCCCCCCTGCCCGCCAGCTTCCAGAGCATCGAACTCGCCACGGAATCACGCGTGATCTGCCTCCCGGCGGACGACCCGCTGGCCCACGAGAGCGAACTCACCCTCGCCCAGATCGCGGACCGCGCCGTGGTGAACATGCCCCCCGAAGTGCCCCGCCAGTGGTGGGACCACCTCACCATCAACCCACGCCCGGACGGAACCAGCGTGCGCTACGGCCCCGTGGTCCGCGACACCGAAGCCATGGTGCTCGCGGTCCTGCAGAAACGAGCCATCACGTTCTTACCGGCGGCCGCCCGCCGCCTCTACCCGCGCCCCGGACTCACCTACGTGGATTCCCCCGAGCTCGGCAACTCCGTCTCCTGCCTGGCATGGCTTCCGGCCAACCGCGACGCACCCGCCGTACACGCCCTGCGCACCGCGGCCCACCCCGACGCCGCCGGAACGGGGGAGCGGCACGCCTAG